From Salinibacterium sp. ZJ450, one genomic window encodes:
- the sucD gene encoding succinate--CoA ligase subunit alpha: MSIFLNKDSKVIVQGITGGEGTKHTALMLKAGTQVVGGVNARKAGTTVLHGDVELPVFGTVKEAMEKTGADVSIAFVPPAFTKDAMVEAIDAEIPLLVVITEGVPVGDTAEAWAYAQKQGNKTRIIGPNCPGIITPGEALVGITPANITGKGPIGLVSKSGTLTYQMMYELRDLGFSTAIGIGGDPVIGTTHIDALAAFEADPETKAIVMIGEIGGDAEERAAEFIKANVTKPVVGYVAGFTAPEGKTMGHAGAIVSGSAGTAQAKKEALEAAGVKVGKTPSETATLMREVLAAL, from the coding sequence ATGTCTATCTTTCTGAACAAGGACTCCAAGGTCATCGTGCAGGGCATCACCGGCGGTGAGGGCACCAAGCACACCGCCCTCATGCTGAAGGCCGGCACCCAGGTCGTCGGTGGCGTCAACGCTCGCAAGGCCGGCACCACGGTGCTGCACGGCGACGTCGAACTGCCCGTCTTCGGCACCGTCAAGGAAGCCATGGAGAAGACCGGCGCCGACGTGTCGATCGCCTTCGTGCCCCCGGCATTCACCAAGGACGCCATGGTCGAGGCCATCGACGCCGAGATCCCGCTGCTGGTCGTGATCACCGAGGGTGTTCCCGTCGGCGACACCGCCGAGGCCTGGGCCTACGCCCAGAAGCAGGGCAACAAGACCCGCATCATCGGGCCGAACTGCCCCGGCATCATCACCCCCGGTGAGGCACTGGTCGGCATCACCCCGGCGAACATCACCGGCAAGGGACCGATCGGCCTCGTGTCGAAGTCGGGCACCCTGACCTACCAGATGATGTACGAACTGCGCGATCTGGGCTTCTCCACCGCCATCGGCATCGGCGGCGACCCGGTCATCGGCACCACCCACATCGACGCGCTCGCCGCGTTCGAGGCGGACCCGGAGACCAAGGCCATCGTCATGATCGGTGAGATCGGTGGCGACGCTGAAGAGCGCGCCGCTGAGTTCATCAAGGCCAACGTCACCAAGCCGGTCGTCGGCTACGTCGCGGGCTTCACCGCCCCCGAGGGCAAGACCATGGGCCACGCCGGCGCCATCGTCTCCGGTTCGGCTGGCACCGCCCAGGCGAAGAAGGAAGCCCTTGAGGCGGCAGGCGTCAAGGTCGGCAAGACGCCGTCCGAGACCGCCACGCTGATGCGTGAGGTACTCGCGGCGCTCTAA
- the purH gene encoding bifunctional phosphoribosylaminoimidazolecarboxamide formyltransferase/IMP cyclohydrolase, whose protein sequence is MSGPSSHDPSLYRERDVVPVKRALISVSDKTGLVELATTLAGAGVELVSTGSTASTLRDAGLDVTEVSSVTGFPESLDGRVKTLHPGVHAGILADLRLEDHEKQLAELGIAPFEVVVVNLYPFTQTVESGADAADVIENIDIGGPALVRAAAKNHANVAIVVNPENYAELAAAVVGGGTVLETRQKFASLAFEHTAGYDMNVALWFAENLYDPWEDADDELDELEDELDEDAAESEWGEGILLDAELQTVLRYGENSHQSAALYVGEGAAGIAQATQLHGKEMSYNNYVDADAALRAAYDHTAPTVAIIKHANPCGIATADTIAAAHRLAHACDPVSAFGGVIAANRTITAEAAEAIKDIFTEVIVAPGFEPEALELLTQKKNVRLLQLPEGYEREDLELKQISGGLLVQNPDTQFAPASEWTLAAGKPADDATLADLEFAWRAVRAVKSNAILLASGGASVGVGMGQVNRVDSCHLAVNRAGERAAGSVAASDAFFPFADGLQVLLDAGVAAVVQPGGSVRDPEVIAAAEAAGVTMYFTGERHFFH, encoded by the coding sequence ATGAGCGGTCCCAGCAGTCACGACCCGAGCCTTTACCGTGAACGGGATGTCGTGCCCGTCAAACGCGCACTCATCTCAGTCAGCGACAAGACCGGCCTGGTAGAGCTGGCCACCACGCTCGCGGGCGCCGGCGTCGAGCTGGTCTCCACCGGCTCCACCGCTTCCACGTTGCGCGACGCTGGCCTCGACGTCACCGAGGTGTCGAGCGTCACCGGATTCCCCGAGTCGCTCGACGGCCGGGTGAAGACCCTGCACCCGGGAGTGCACGCCGGCATCCTCGCCGACCTGCGGCTTGAAGACCACGAGAAGCAGCTCGCCGAACTCGGCATCGCGCCGTTTGAGGTCGTGGTCGTCAACCTGTACCCGTTCACCCAGACCGTTGAGAGCGGGGCGGATGCCGCGGACGTGATCGAGAACATCGACATCGGTGGCCCAGCTCTGGTGCGCGCGGCCGCGAAGAACCACGCGAACGTCGCCATCGTGGTGAACCCGGAGAACTACGCCGAGCTCGCTGCCGCCGTAGTGGGCGGCGGCACCGTGCTCGAGACCCGCCAGAAGTTCGCGTCGCTCGCGTTCGAGCACACCGCCGGGTACGACATGAACGTGGCACTGTGGTTCGCCGAGAACCTCTACGACCCGTGGGAGGACGCCGACGACGAGCTCGACGAGCTGGAGGACGAGCTCGATGAGGACGCGGCCGAGAGTGAATGGGGCGAGGGCATCCTTCTGGACGCCGAGCTGCAGACTGTGCTCCGCTACGGCGAGAACTCGCACCAGAGCGCTGCCCTGTACGTGGGGGAGGGTGCCGCCGGAATCGCCCAGGCCACCCAGCTGCACGGCAAGGAAATGTCGTACAACAACTACGTCGACGCGGATGCCGCGCTGCGCGCCGCCTACGACCACACCGCGCCGACGGTCGCCATCATCAAGCACGCGAACCCTTGTGGCATCGCGACCGCCGACACCATCGCCGCGGCGCACCGCCTGGCGCACGCCTGCGACCCTGTGTCGGCATTCGGCGGAGTGATCGCCGCGAACCGCACCATCACGGCGGAGGCCGCCGAGGCGATCAAGGACATCTTCACCGAGGTGATCGTCGCCCCCGGATTCGAGCCGGAGGCGCTCGAGCTGCTCACTCAGAAGAAGAACGTGCGACTGCTGCAGCTGCCCGAGGGGTACGAACGCGAAGACCTCGAGCTGAAGCAGATCTCCGGCGGACTGCTGGTGCAGAACCCGGACACCCAGTTCGCGCCCGCCAGCGAGTGGACGCTTGCCGCCGGGAAGCCAGCGGATGACGCAACGCTCGCCGACCTCGAATTCGCCTGGCGCGCGGTGCGCGCCGTGAAGTCCAACGCCATCCTGCTCGCCTCCGGCGGTGCGTCGGTGGGCGTCGGAATGGGTCAGGTGAACCGGGTGGACTCCTGCCACCTCGCGGTGAACCGCGCCGGTGAGCGCGCGGCCGGAAGCGTCGCGGCATCCGACGCCTTCTTCCCCTTCGCCGACGGCCTGCAGGTCCTGCTCGACGCCGGAGTGGCGGCGGTCGTGCAGCCCGGCGGCTCGGTGCGTGACCCCGAGGTCATCGCCGCGGCGGAAGCGGCCGGCGTGACCATGTACTTCACGGGCGAGCGCCACTTCTTCCACTAG
- a CDS encoding HNH endonuclease signature motif containing protein: MDGTTEVLEAARTSLASVAARPLSLLSDAELVDTARLVEDAGRLIDGLRVGAAAEIDHRSRYELGAEGLAKRFGHLRTAHLLEQVTRASGKEVNARLRLGGQLTPQYALDGSELPAAFPIVGAALTAGAIGVEAADLICRILTQAADRCPPDHLAKAEAALVQNAGEYSVDLVAVQARLWRDALDPDGVPPRDAEIRAKRGFRIGREIDGIARFSGACGGIELAELRAILARYTNPRTLPAFLDERAASGCDGEGDGGSDDAGTAEPLADDRTRDQCNFDILLGLLRAGATADQQRPGPGGTVVITVKAEDLHSGIGTGWLDDVLEPASIPTVTAELCTGSTRLLVEGSDGEALWLGRSKRKFTPAQKTALAARDGGCIWWGCPAPPSWTEAHHALEHDRDGPTDIDNGCLLCRAHHVLLHQLGFEVKMVDGLPYLRAPAEIDPQRRWRRAGGNRNQINPAA, translated from the coding sequence ATGGACGGAACGACGGAGGTTCTCGAAGCGGCACGGACGTCGCTGGCCTCCGTCGCGGCGCGGCCGCTGTCGCTCCTGTCCGACGCCGAACTGGTCGATACCGCCCGGTTGGTCGAAGACGCCGGCCGGCTGATTGACGGGCTGCGGGTGGGCGCGGCGGCCGAGATTGACCACCGCTCCCGTTACGAGCTCGGCGCGGAGGGCCTGGCGAAACGGTTCGGGCACCTGCGCACGGCGCACCTACTCGAGCAGGTCACCCGGGCATCCGGCAAGGAGGTGAACGCCCGGCTGCGGCTCGGCGGGCAGCTCACCCCGCAGTACGCCCTCGACGGTTCGGAACTGCCGGCCGCCTTTCCGATTGTCGGCGCTGCCCTGACGGCAGGGGCAATCGGGGTCGAGGCAGCTGACCTCATCTGCCGAATCCTCACGCAGGCCGCCGACCGCTGCCCGCCCGACCACCTGGCGAAGGCCGAGGCGGCGCTGGTGCAGAACGCCGGCGAGTATTCGGTCGACCTGGTCGCGGTGCAGGCCCGACTCTGGCGCGACGCCCTCGATCCCGACGGGGTGCCACCCAGGGATGCTGAGATCCGCGCGAAACGCGGTTTCCGGATCGGCCGGGAGATCGACGGCATCGCCCGGTTCTCCGGCGCCTGCGGCGGCATCGAACTGGCCGAGCTGCGCGCCATCCTCGCTCGATACACCAACCCACGCACCCTGCCCGCGTTCCTCGACGAGCGCGCCGCCAGCGGATGCGACGGTGAGGGTGATGGTGGCAGCGACGACGCGGGAACAGCCGAACCGCTGGCCGATGACCGAACCCGCGACCAATGCAACTTCGACATCCTGCTCGGCCTGCTTCGCGCCGGCGCCACCGCCGACCAGCAACGCCCCGGCCCAGGCGGCACCGTGGTGATCACCGTCAAGGCCGAAGACTTGCACAGCGGAATCGGCACAGGCTGGCTCGACGACGTACTGGAACCGGCCTCCATCCCCACCGTGACCGCCGAACTCTGCACCGGCAGCACCCGCCTACTCGTCGAGGGCAGCGACGGAGAAGCGCTGTGGCTCGGCCGCTCGAAACGCAAGTTCACCCCGGCGCAGAAGACGGCGCTGGCTGCCCGGGACGGCGGCTGCATCTGGTGGGGCTGTCCCGCCCCACCCAGCTGGACCGAAGCTCACCACGCCCTCGAACACGACCGCGACGGCCCCACCGACATCGACAACGGCTGTCTGCTCTGTCGAGCGCACCACGTGCTCCTGCACCAGCTCGGCTTCGAAGTGAAGATGGTCGACGGCCTCCCGTACCTGCGGGCACCCGCCGAGATCGACCCTCAACGCCGGTGGCGCCGAGCCGGCGGCAACCGCAATCAGATCAACCCGGCCGCATAA
- the sucC gene encoding ADP-forming succinate--CoA ligase subunit beta — protein sequence MDLFEYQARDLFESYGVPVLQGLVADTPEEAKAAAEKLGGTVVVKAQVKTGGRGKAGGVKVVHNPDDAFTAAEQILGLDIKGHVVKRVMIAAGARIDKEYYFSLLLDRANRSYLSMASVEGGMEIEELAVERPEALARIEVNPLEGITPAKAAEIAKAAGFADDIAPKVADVFVKLWDVYKGEDATLVEVNPLVLTEDGEVIALDGKVTLDENASFRHPKHELLEDKAAADPLEAKAKENDLNYVKLDGQVGIIGNGAGLVMSTLDVVAYAGENHGGVKPANFLDIGGGASAEVMAAGLDVILNDPQVKAVFVNVFGGITACDAVAKGIVGALAELGHAANKPLVVRLDGNKVEEGRAILNEANHPLVTLAATMDEGADKAAELAHAAA from the coding sequence GTGGATCTTTTCGAGTACCAGGCCAGGGACCTTTTCGAGTCCTACGGAGTGCCTGTGCTTCAGGGCCTCGTGGCCGACACCCCCGAAGAAGCGAAGGCGGCCGCTGAGAAGCTCGGTGGCACCGTCGTCGTCAAGGCGCAGGTGAAGACCGGCGGCCGCGGCAAGGCTGGCGGCGTCAAGGTCGTCCACAACCCGGACGACGCCTTCACCGCAGCCGAGCAGATTCTCGGCCTCGACATCAAGGGTCACGTCGTCAAGCGCGTCATGATCGCCGCCGGTGCGCGCATCGACAAGGAGTACTACTTCTCCCTGCTGCTCGACCGCGCCAACCGCTCCTACCTCTCGATGGCCAGTGTCGAGGGCGGCATGGAGATCGAAGAGCTCGCCGTCGAGCGCCCGGAGGCACTCGCCCGCATCGAGGTGAACCCGCTGGAGGGCATCACCCCCGCGAAGGCTGCCGAGATCGCCAAGGCCGCTGGCTTCGCCGACGACATCGCCCCGAAGGTGGCCGACGTCTTCGTCAAGCTGTGGGACGTCTACAAGGGCGAGGACGCCACCCTGGTTGAGGTGAACCCGCTGGTACTTACCGAGGACGGCGAGGTCATCGCCCTGGATGGCAAGGTCACCCTCGACGAGAACGCGTCGTTCCGTCACCCTAAGCACGAGCTGCTCGAGGACAAGGCCGCGGCCGACCCGCTCGAGGCCAAGGCCAAGGAGAACGACCTCAACTACGTCAAGCTCGACGGCCAGGTCGGCATCATCGGTAACGGTGCCGGGCTCGTCATGTCGACGCTGGACGTCGTCGCCTACGCAGGAGAGAACCACGGCGGCGTGAAGCCCGCCAACTTCCTCGACATCGGCGGCGGAGCATCCGCAGAGGTGATGGCAGCCGGCCTCGACGTGATCCTCAACGACCCGCAGGTGAAGGCCGTGTTCGTCAACGTCTTCGGTGGCATCACCGCGTGTGACGCCGTGGCCAAGGGCATTGTCGGCGCGCTCGCCGAGCTCGGCCACGCCGCCAACAAGCCACTGGTCGTGCGCCTCGACGGCAACAAGGTCGAAGAAGGCCGCGCCATCCTGAACGAGGCCAACCACCCGCTCGTCACCCTCGCCGCCACCATGGACGAGGGCGCCGACAAGGCCGCCGAGCTGGCTCACGCCGCCGCCTGA
- a CDS encoding DUF6350 family protein, producing the protein MNRRVTALLAAFESALVVAIGIAIPLVPLTVLWGFHFQLGLDWVVFWRAAVDIWLLGHGVDITMQLDPALAAVLALPEAGTPFVLGIAALGFALLTVLLALRTGRRVAQTSNRMLGEVVALATFAALAWAVTLSVEYPYASPSLWQGTLLPTVVFALGLLIGSTRERLDNPAENHGSSLRDWINDWPSDVRATVAAVFRASTAAVAAILAVAGLATAASLVLNYAEIIRLYESVQAGALGGAVLTLGQLAFLPNFVAWTASWLVGPGFAIGTGSSVGPLGTSLGPLPAVPAFGAMPTGDLPWGMLVLIIPVLIGFLAGLLLRRSTAELDWPWRIAAGVGTGVVAGTLLGLVAWAAAGSAGPGRLVTVGSDPWAVAVWFGVEIAVAATLGALSASVDFSKLRDKAAVG; encoded by the coding sequence ATGAATCGTCGTGTCACCGCCCTCCTCGCCGCCTTCGAATCGGCGCTCGTTGTCGCCATCGGCATCGCGATCCCGTTGGTGCCATTGACCGTGCTCTGGGGGTTCCACTTCCAGCTCGGCCTCGACTGGGTGGTGTTCTGGCGGGCCGCCGTCGACATCTGGCTGCTCGGCCACGGCGTCGATATCACCATGCAGCTGGACCCGGCCCTGGCCGCCGTACTGGCGCTGCCCGAGGCGGGCACGCCGTTCGTGCTCGGCATTGCAGCGCTCGGTTTCGCGCTCCTCACCGTGCTGCTCGCCCTTCGCACCGGACGCCGAGTGGCGCAGACCTCGAATCGGATGCTGGGTGAGGTTGTCGCCCTCGCCACCTTCGCCGCACTGGCCTGGGCGGTCACGCTCAGCGTTGAATACCCATACGCCAGCCCATCGCTCTGGCAGGGAACCCTGCTCCCGACGGTGGTGTTCGCCCTTGGGCTGCTGATCGGATCGACGAGGGAACGCCTGGACAACCCAGCCGAGAACCACGGCAGTTCGCTGCGGGACTGGATCAACGATTGGCCGTCGGATGTGCGCGCCACCGTCGCCGCGGTATTCCGCGCCAGCACCGCAGCGGTCGCGGCCATACTCGCGGTCGCCGGGCTCGCCACCGCGGCGTCGCTGGTGCTGAACTACGCGGAGATCATCCGGCTCTATGAGTCGGTGCAGGCCGGCGCGCTCGGCGGCGCCGTGCTCACACTCGGCCAGCTGGCGTTCCTGCCGAACTTCGTGGCCTGGACGGCGTCGTGGCTGGTTGGCCCCGGCTTCGCCATCGGCACCGGATCCAGCGTCGGCCCGCTCGGCACCAGCCTCGGGCCGCTCCCGGCAGTGCCGGCGTTCGGCGCGATGCCCACGGGTGACCTGCCGTGGGGGATGCTCGTGCTGATCATCCCGGTGCTCATCGGGTTCCTCGCCGGGCTGCTGCTTCGACGCAGCACCGCCGAACTCGACTGGCCGTGGCGGATCGCGGCCGGGGTCGGCACCGGCGTCGTCGCCGGCACGCTGCTCGGACTGGTCGCCTGGGCCGCCGCCGGATCCGCCGGACCCGGCCGTCTGGTGACGGTCGGCTCCGACCCGTGGGCCGTCGCCGTGTGGTTCGGTGTGGAGATCGCGGTCGCCGCAACACTGGGAGCGCTCTCCGCATCTGTCGACTTCTCGAAACTGCGCGACAAGGCCGCTGTAGGCTAG
- the purN gene encoding phosphoribosylglycinamide formyltransferase, protein MLRLVVLISGGGSNLRALLEASEDAEFPARVVAIGADRPADGFDHAEAFGIPTFAVVRSNFADRDSWGDELLAQIQQWEPDLVILSGFMRLLPSRVVAALSPNIINTHPAYLPEFPGAHGVRDALAAGVSETGASVILVDDGVDSGPIIAQQRVPVLPGDTEPALHERIKIVERELLVQTVLDIANGHINLKELASA, encoded by the coding sequence GTGCTGAGACTCGTCGTTCTGATTTCCGGGGGCGGGTCCAACCTCCGGGCCCTGCTCGAAGCGTCTGAAGACGCCGAATTCCCTGCCCGTGTCGTCGCGATCGGCGCCGACCGGCCGGCCGACGGATTCGATCACGCCGAGGCTTTCGGCATCCCCACCTTCGCCGTCGTCCGCTCCAACTTCGCCGACCGCGACAGCTGGGGTGACGAGCTGCTGGCCCAGATCCAGCAGTGGGAGCCCGACCTCGTCATCCTGAGCGGTTTCATGCGGCTGCTGCCCTCCCGCGTGGTCGCGGCGCTCAGCCCGAACATCATCAACACGCACCCTGCCTACCTGCCGGAGTTCCCCGGAGCGCACGGGGTACGCGACGCGCTCGCCGCCGGCGTCAGCGAGACCGGGGCCAGCGTCATCCTCGTCGACGACGGCGTCGACAGCGGACCGATCATCGCCCAGCAGCGCGTTCCCGTTCTGCCTGGCGACACCGAACCTGCGCTGCACGAGCGCATCAAGATTGTCGAACGCGAACTGCTGGTGCAGACCGTGCTCGATATCGCCAATGGACACATCAACCTGAAGGAGCTTGCGAGCGCATGA